From Mucilaginibacter rubeus, a single genomic window includes:
- a CDS encoding oxidoreductase — protein sequence MKNKVWLITGCSTGFGRELAKLVLQLGYKAGVAARNTDDVKDIVEGYPETAVALKLDVTKPEEIKAAVETVTQKFGTVDVLVNNAGIGYFGAIEESEDEEVRRMFEINFFGLAAMTKAVLPIMRAHKSGHILNIASIGGLVGFPAVGFYNATKFAVDGYSEALAKETKHLGIKVTVIAPSGFRTDWAGRSANNSKIVIDDYKETAGTNKNNIRGYSGKQPGDPERAAKAIVDAVEAENPPLRLLLGKAALKGARNKLQELQKDFDTWEATTVGADFPEGE from the coding sequence ATGAAAAACAAAGTATGGTTAATAACAGGCTGCTCAACCGGTTTCGGCCGGGAACTGGCAAAACTTGTTTTACAGCTGGGTTATAAAGCAGGTGTTGCTGCCCGTAATACCGATGATGTGAAGGACATTGTTGAAGGTTATCCTGAAACCGCGGTAGCATTAAAACTTGATGTAACAAAGCCAGAGGAAATTAAAGCTGCTGTTGAAACCGTTACGCAGAAATTCGGCACTGTTGATGTATTAGTTAACAATGCCGGTATCGGTTATTTCGGCGCTATTGAAGAGAGCGAGGATGAGGAAGTACGCCGCATGTTTGAGATTAACTTTTTTGGCCTTGCAGCCATGACCAAAGCTGTATTGCCAATTATGCGCGCTCATAAAAGCGGACATATACTTAACATAGCTTCTATTGGTGGATTGGTTGGTTTCCCTGCAGTAGGTTTTTATAATGCTACTAAATTTGCTGTCGACGGGTATTCTGAAGCCTTGGCTAAAGAAACAAAACATTTAGGCATCAAGGTTACAGTTATCGCTCCAAGCGGTTTCCGTACCGATTGGGCAGGCAGATCAGCTAACAACAGCAAAATTGTTATCGATGATTATAAAGAAACTGCGGGTACCAACAAAAACAATATCCGTGGCTACAGTGGCAAACAACCCGGCGATCCGGAACGTGCTGCCAAAGCTATTGTTGATGCTGTTGAAGCCGAAAATCCGCCGTTACGTTTGTTGTTAGGTAAGGCGGCCTTGAAAGGCGCACGTAACAAGCTTCAGGAA